One region of Culex pipiens pallens isolate TS chromosome 2, TS_CPP_V2, whole genome shotgun sequence genomic DNA includes:
- the LOC120425961 gene encoding uncharacterized protein LOC120425961 produces the protein MGLIEDEVLEVSRLCCNVIPGSKLITCMSSLIRVDLYQTESRQLTACIRFPSEYPRNKLLVEFKSKTMSLTFLERFTKICDEKGAGFVGKPQVMPMLKFVDGYLRENPLCIVTQEIFGIKKLLEGTGGELKLRQKSSSVSLMARGGPYYFGAKFHVPEEYPVKRIQWEDCDCNLPQALIRFVNGQSKEIARQCVEAPLRKLKTDQEFQPKPSLERTLRFIIEALKGLPTDRCPICEELSLPSTLVEAEISDEDDRFLIRMFCGHIYHQGCLKKYMSEPPFPPGGKICPAKRKHPRSDRSAGRRPAVESNELCQQRVTHDKWGLNDVKSAEAKWAHQQARIRELEEVIDFMS, from the exons ATGGGTCTCATCGAGGACGAAGTCCTCGAAGTGTCCCGCCTGTGTTGCAATGTAATTCCCGGATCAAAATTGATCACCTGCATGAGCTCGCTG ATTCGGGTGGACCTGTACCAAACCGAGTCACGCCAGCTGACCGCTTGTATTCGGTTTCCGTCGGAATATCCTCGCAACAAGTTGCTGGTGGAGTTCAAAAGCAAAACGATGTCACTTACCTTTCTGGAACGCTTCACGAAAATTTGTGACGAAAAGGGCGCGGGGTTTGTGGGCAAACCTCAGGTCATGCCGATGCTTAAATTTGTTGACGGTTATTTGAGGGAGAATCCACTATGTATTGTCACGCAGGAGATATTTGGGATTAAGAAACTGCTGGAGGGCACGGGTGGAGAGCTCAAATTGCGTCAGAAGTCTTCAAGCGTAAGCTTGATGGCGCGAGGAGGTCCGTACTACTTTGGGGCTAAGTTTCACGTACCGGAGGAATACCCAGTTAAGCGGATTCAATGGGAGGACTGCGATTGTAACCTTCCCCAAGCCTTGATTCGATTCGTCAACGGCCAATCGAAGGAAATTGCCAGGCAATGTGTAGAAGCGCCTTtgagaaaactgaaaactgaccAGGAATTTCAACCCAAGCCAAGTCTCGAACGCACGTTACGATTTATCATTGAGGCCTTGAAGGGACTACCCACCGACCGTTGTCCAATCTGCGAAGAATTGTCCCTACCTTCAACCTTAGTGGAAGCAGAAATTTCCGACGAGGACGATCGCTTCCTGATTCGCATGTTCTGCGGCCACATCTACCATCAGGGCTGCCTGAAGAAGTACATGAGCGAGCCACCGTTTCCACCGGGTGGGAAAATTTGTCCCGCCAAGAGGAAGCATCCTCGATCGGATCGTAGCGCAGGAAGGAGGCCTGCGGTGGAGTCCAACGAGCTTTGCCAGCAGCGGGTCACACATGACAAGTGGGGCTTGAACGACGTCAAGTCGGCGGAGGCCAAGTGGGCGCATCAACAGGCCAGGATAAGAGAGCTGGAGGAAGTTATCGATTTCATGAGTTAG